One window of the Brevibacterium limosum genome contains the following:
- a CDS encoding zinc-dependent alcohol dehydrogenase, with protein sequence MRAVTWQGKRNISVETVDDPIRHKSNDAIIEVTSTAICGSDLHLYEVLGPFMDRGDIIGHETMGRVVEAGPDSGLSADDRVVVPFPISCGRCWMCEQGLYTQCETTQVRQYGSGAQLFGYSRLYGSVPGGQAEYLRVPYADVGPIKVGADLPDHRYLFLSDILPTAWQAVKYAGIREGDSLGVYGLGPVGQFAARIGRHLGAQVFALDPVPERRDMAARHGIEVFDFDEDAHSAIREATSGRGPDAVVDAVGMEAHGSPLASAAQQATGLLPPPAARKLMETSGIDRTAVLHSAIDLVRRGGTLSLSGVYGGVLSPMPLLTLFDKQIQLRMGQCNVRSWTDDLLPLVEDSADPLGVDDLVTHRLPLESAPEAYEMFQEKTDGCIKVVLDPNAE encoded by the coding sequence ATGCGCGCAGTCACCTGGCAAGGGAAACGAAACATCTCGGTGGAGACAGTCGACGATCCGATCCGCCACAAGTCGAATGACGCGATCATCGAAGTCACCTCCACCGCCATCTGCGGGTCCGACCTCCACCTCTACGAAGTGCTGGGACCATTCATGGACCGCGGAGACATCATCGGGCACGAGACGATGGGTCGAGTCGTCGAGGCCGGCCCTGATTCCGGCTTGTCGGCCGACGATCGGGTGGTCGTGCCGTTTCCCATCTCCTGCGGCCGCTGCTGGATGTGCGAGCAGGGGCTGTACACCCAATGCGAGACCACACAGGTGAGGCAGTACGGGTCCGGGGCACAGCTGTTCGGCTACTCTCGACTCTACGGGTCCGTGCCCGGCGGGCAGGCAGAATACCTCCGTGTCCCCTATGCCGACGTCGGACCGATCAAGGTCGGTGCCGATCTTCCCGACCACCGCTACCTCTTCCTCAGCGACATCCTCCCCACGGCCTGGCAGGCAGTGAAATACGCCGGGATCAGAGAAGGAGACTCGCTCGGCGTCTACGGCCTCGGGCCTGTCGGGCAGTTCGCCGCTCGCATCGGCAGACACCTCGGTGCGCAGGTCTTCGCTCTCGACCCGGTCCCCGAACGTCGTGACATGGCCGCTCGCCACGGGATCGAGGTCTTCGACTTCGACGAGGACGCACATTCGGCCATCCGAGAGGCCACCTCCGGGCGTGGGCCCGACGCGGTCGTCGACGCCGTGGGGATGGAAGCACACGGGTCCCCGCTGGCCTCGGCCGCACAGCAGGCGACCGGTCTGCTCCCGCCGCCGGCTGCGCGGAAGCTCATGGAGACCAGCGGCATCGACAGGACCGCGGTCCTCCACTCGGCGATCGATCTGGTCCGTCGGGGCGGGACTCTCTCGCTCAGCGGAGTCTACGGAGGAGTGCTGTCTCCCATGCCGCTGCTCACCCTCTTCGACAAGCAGATCCAACTGCGGATGGGACAGTGCAATGTCCGCAGCTGGACCGATGACCTCCTGCCCCTGGTCGAGGACTCCGCGGATCCGCTGGGGGTCGACGACCTCGTCACCCACCGCCTCCCCCTCGAGTCCGCTCCCGAGGCCTATGAGATGTTCCAGGAGAAGACGGACGGCTGCATCAAGGTCGTCCTCGATCCGAACGCGGAATGA
- a CDS encoding CDGSH iron-sulfur domain-containing protein, whose translation MDSSSDPVTITPCPDGPLLVRGDFTVLTAPGREETATDRRVVALCRCGKTGIPPLCDGSHRAVGFRAPAPPPTAEPPPGDG comes from the coding sequence GTGGATAGTTCGAGCGACCCGGTCACGATCACCCCCTGTCCCGACGGACCTCTGCTCGTCCGCGGGGACTTCACCGTCCTCACGGCACCGGGACGGGAGGAGACGGCAACCGATCGCCGGGTGGTTGCCCTGTGCCGGTGCGGCAAAACTGGCATACCTCCGTTGTGCGACGGCTCCCATCGGGCAGTCGGCTTCCGTGCCCCCGCTCCACCCCCGACGGCAGAACCTCCGCCGGGGGACGGATGA
- a CDS encoding iron-containing redox enzyme family protein: protein MTQTGAIDELNSPVPLTAPERGLAPRPRGEVTSLLLRVLTSDGGEAAELLPELDAAASSVLVSSEDMFRDEDLQLALHLLYILHTGPADFVHGDWEWDPSLIGIRGRIERRFETALRALAPLPDLIPRSGAELAETLFSMTSEVAQPELATWAARHASVDQLREFLIHKSIYTLREADPHSWAIPRLRGRAKAALVEIQADEYGGGRPDHVHAEIFAGTLRGFGLDDRPDHYLDEVPAITLASVNAMNLFGLNRRLRGAAIGHLAAFEMTSSIPNGLYSRAFSRNGFGRDVTWYFDEHVEADAVHEQIAAHDLAGGAADDEPDLIPDILFGAASCLRLDDMGGSHMLESWSAGEPSLRTTPKEAVCG from the coding sequence ATGACACAGACAGGTGCGATCGACGAACTGAACAGCCCTGTACCGCTCACTGCGCCGGAGCGCGGGCTCGCGCCTCGGCCGAGAGGCGAGGTCACCTCGCTGCTGCTCAGGGTGCTCACATCTGACGGCGGGGAAGCTGCTGAGCTGCTGCCCGAACTCGACGCGGCCGCTTCTTCTGTGCTGGTGTCGAGTGAGGACATGTTCCGCGACGAGGATCTGCAGCTGGCGCTCCACCTTCTCTACATCCTGCACACCGGCCCTGCCGATTTCGTGCACGGAGACTGGGAATGGGATCCCTCGCTGATCGGGATCCGCGGAAGGATCGAGCGCCGCTTCGAGACCGCGCTGCGAGCACTCGCGCCATTGCCGGACCTCATTCCGCGCTCCGGCGCAGAGCTCGCCGAGACGCTGTTCTCCATGACAAGTGAGGTGGCGCAGCCGGAACTGGCCACGTGGGCGGCGCGGCACGCCTCAGTCGATCAGCTCCGCGAATTCCTCATCCACAAGTCCATCTACACCCTCCGCGAAGCAGATCCCCATTCCTGGGCGATCCCCCGACTCCGCGGCCGGGCCAAGGCAGCTCTCGTCGAGATCCAGGCCGATGAGTACGGAGGCGGCAGACCCGACCACGTCCACGCCGAGATCTTCGCCGGGACGCTGCGCGGGTTCGGCCTCGACGACAGGCCCGACCATTACCTCGACGAGGTCCCCGCGATCACTCTCGCTTCGGTGAACGCGATGAATCTCTTCGGTCTCAACCGACGCCTGCGAGGTGCCGCGATCGGCCACCTGGCCGCATTCGAGATGACTTCGTCCATTCCCAACGGCCTCTACTCCCGCGCCTTCAGCAGGAACGGCTTCGGCCGGGACGTCACATGGTACTTCGATGAGCACGTCGAGGCCGATGCCGTGCACGAGCAGATCGCGGCGCACGACCTCGCGGGAGGAGCCGCCGATGATGAGCCCGACCTCATCCCCGACATCCTCTTCGGTGCCGCCTCCTGCCTCCGCCTCGACGACATGGGCGGTTCCCACATGCTCGAATCCTGGTCAGCAGGAGAGCCCTCGCTGAGGACGACCCCGAAGGAGGCTGTCTGTGGATAG
- a CDS encoding CBS domain-containing protein: MTTARELMTPGAKCVGENETLEKAAQHMREDGFGSLPICGEDNRLKGMITDRDIVVKCIAEGGDPKTAIVGDLAQGKPVTIGADDNVGEALQTMKDHQVRRLPVIDGHELVGMLAQADVARSEWDTRIGDLVEKMSE, encoded by the coding sequence ATGACGACAGCACGTGAACTGATGACTCCAGGCGCGAAGTGCGTCGGCGAGAACGAGACGCTCGAAAAGGCTGCACAGCACATGCGCGAGGACGGTTTCGGGTCCCTTCCGATCTGCGGAGAGGACAACCGGCTCAAAGGCATGATCACGGATCGTGACATCGTCGTGAAGTGCATCGCAGAGGGCGGAGATCCGAAGACGGCGATAGTCGGGGATCTCGCCCAGGGCAAGCCGGTGACCATCGGTGCCGATGACAACGTCGGTGAGGCGCTGCAGACGATGAAGGACCATCAGGTCCGCCGACTTCCCGTCATCGACGGGCACGAACTCGTGGGCATGCTCGCTCAGGCCGATGTGGCTCGCAGCGAGTGGGACACCCGCATCGGCGACCTTGTGGAGAAGATGTCCGAGTGA
- a CDS encoding GAF and ANTAR domain-containing protein, producing the protein MDEISAGSTHIPRDAAAVPAPTDTDAERHRLTAQIGEWARSLVLEPDDLVLKAMVDEALLIIPGADYASLSIVSRDGPIRSRAPSDLVPERLDALQSELYEGPCFESIREHRIVRAPALTDPTPWPRFASSAVAEGVRSMLAFQLFVEVDSLGALNLYSKTPRAFDQAAEDIGSGVAAHASLALANAQKQGQLYEAVASRDLIGQAKGILIERHKISEHEAFLLLTKVSSKTNTKLREVAEEFVRTGALPGTITD; encoded by the coding sequence ATGGACGAGATCTCAGCAGGATCGACCCACATACCCCGCGATGCGGCCGCGGTTCCCGCGCCGACCGATACCGATGCCGAACGGCATCGGCTGACGGCGCAGATCGGCGAGTGGGCACGCTCACTCGTGCTCGAACCCGATGACCTCGTCCTCAAGGCGATGGTGGACGAAGCGCTGCTGATCATTCCGGGGGCCGATTACGCGTCGCTCTCGATCGTCAGTCGCGATGGCCCCATCCGGTCCCGAGCTCCCTCGGACTTGGTCCCCGAGCGACTGGACGCCCTGCAGTCGGAGCTGTACGAAGGACCGTGCTTCGAGTCCATCCGCGAGCATCGCATCGTCCGGGCCCCGGCTCTCACCGATCCCACTCCGTGGCCCCGGTTCGCCTCCAGCGCCGTCGCGGAGGGGGTGAGGAGCATGCTCGCCTTCCAGCTCTTCGTCGAGGTCGACAGCCTCGGCGCGCTCAACCTCTACTCGAAGACACCCCGCGCCTTCGACCAGGCAGCGGAGGACATCGGAAGCGGAGTGGCCGCACATGCCTCTCTGGCTCTGGCCAACGCGCAGAAGCAGGGACAGCTCTATGAGGCAGTGGCCTCGCGGGATCTCATCGGTCAGGCCAAGGGGATCCTCATAGAACGGCACAAGATCAGTGAACACGAGGCGTTCCTGCTGCTCACGAAGGTGAGCTCGAAGACGAACACGAAGCTGCGTGAGGTCGCCGAGGAGTTCGTCCGCACCGGTGCGCTGCCGGGCACGATCACCGACTGA
- a CDS encoding VOC family protein: protein MIGRLNTTAMDCPVPIDAARFYRALLGGTVAPDKDTDWVNLYEPSGREILSFQRAEDFVAPTWPDNSVPLQVHIDILVSSYEDAEPTVFEAGGRLLDDSDEHPSFRVYADPIGRPFCLVLE from the coding sequence ATGATCGGACGCCTCAACACCACCGCTATGGACTGCCCCGTGCCGATCGACGCGGCGCGGTTCTACCGCGCGCTGCTCGGCGGAACAGTGGCGCCGGACAAGGACACGGACTGGGTCAACCTCTATGAGCCCTCGGGGCGGGAGATCCTCTCCTTCCAACGAGCAGAGGACTTCGTCGCCCCGACCTGGCCGGACAACTCCGTTCCTCTGCAGGTCCATATCGACATCCTCGTGTCCTCCTATGAGGACGCCGAGCCCACAGTCTTCGAGGCCGGCGGCAGGCTGCTCGACGATTCGGACGAGCATCCGAGTTTCCGCGTCTACGCCGACCCGATCGGACGCCCCTTCTGCCTCGTCCTCGAGTGA
- a CDS encoding phytoene/squalene synthase family protein, with protein sequence MTSRSRTATDELYTRTAEDATRAVIASYSTSFGLAVRLLGVRNRHHIRNIYALVRIADEIVDGLAAEAGLADAEQREMLDRFAAATHAALSSGISDNLVIHAFARTARAAGIDAELIDPFFASMRADIESADTGSGLGTEEGTTSPVRGFDAKEHAEYVFGSAEVVGLMCLKVFLIDLDRTPAEVEQLEYGARQLGAAFQNVNFLRDLADDDQRLGRSYLTPGHRLTEAEKAEWVNTIRQQLAAAQDAIAGLPKDARTAVRCACALFTALTDRIATTPVAELYRQRVRVPNAVKARLTAHALMTAAREGRK encoded by the coding sequence ATGACGTCGCGAAGCCGCACCGCAACCGATGAGCTCTACACGCGCACCGCCGAGGATGCGACCAGGGCCGTGATCGCGAGCTATTCGACCTCCTTCGGGCTTGCGGTCAGACTGCTCGGTGTCAGGAACCGGCACCATATCCGCAACATCTACGCCCTGGTCCGCATCGCCGATGAGATCGTCGACGGCCTGGCCGCCGAGGCAGGGCTTGCCGACGCCGAACAGCGGGAGATGCTGGACCGGTTCGCCGCCGCCACTCACGCGGCGCTGAGCAGCGGCATCAGCGACAATCTCGTCATCCACGCCTTCGCCAGGACCGCTCGTGCAGCCGGCATCGACGCCGAGCTCATCGACCCCTTCTTCGCCTCCATGCGCGCAGACATCGAATCCGCGGACACCGGTTCCGGTCTTGGGACCGAGGAGGGGACCACGTCGCCGGTCCGCGGCTTCGATGCGAAGGAACATGCCGAGTACGTCTTCGGGTCCGCCGAGGTCGTCGGACTCATGTGCCTCAAGGTCTTCCTCATCGATCTCGACCGCACGCCCGCCGAGGTCGAACAGCTCGAGTACGGGGCACGGCAGCTGGGAGCAGCGTTCCAGAACGTCAACTTCCTGCGCGACCTGGCCGACGACGATCAGCGCCTCGGCCGCAGCTACCTCACCCCGGGACACCGACTCACCGAGGCCGAGAAAGCCGAGTGGGTGAACACGATCCGGCAGCAGCTCGCCGCAGCCCAGGACGCCATCGCCGGACTGCCGAAGGACGCGCGCACCGCGGTCCGCTGCGCCTGTGCGCTCTTCACCGCGCTGACCGACAGGATTGCCACGACCCCCGTCGCTGAGCTCTACCGGCAGCGGGTGCGGGTCCCGAACGCCGTCAAGGCTCGTCTGACAGCCCACGCACTCATGACCGCAGCCCGCGAGGGGCGGAAGTGA
- the crtI gene encoding phytoene desaturase family protein — MSRRVGSAAGSSPRTGVIGGGAAGLATAILLAREGHTVDLFEKNPHLGGRIGVFERDGFRFDTGPSWYLMPEVFEHFFALAGTSAEAELDLRTLDPGYTVFSPPGPVDAISGALGRTRALTIPEGRFRVLETFESVERGTGDALDDYLVSAARTKELALAHFLYNPFTSPRSLLHRDILGGLPRLVRQLGTSLAGFAEASFHDPVLRQILQYPAIFLGTDPRRAPAIYHLMSTLDLDQGVSYPMGGFHTIIDALVRLADRAGVRLHTGADVTHIDTEAAPGRGRTGRRVTGLRWTDEAGRAHTHSADVVVSAADLHHTETQLLDPEDQSFPERSWTSVTSGPGAVLVFLGIEGELEALPHHSLFFTEDWEANFDAIFGSKQKIPSPASVYACRPSATDPTVAPPGHENLFLLIPVPADAGLGAGGDDGGGDPRIEAAADRAIDQIARWADIPDLRRRIRVRRTQGPTDFAERFNSWLGGMLGPAHTLRQSAMFRRQNSSKAVDGLFYAGATTAPGVGVPMCLISAELVLKRLRGDSSPGPLPIPAQ, encoded by the coding sequence GTGAGCAGGCGGGTCGGTTCCGCGGCCGGCAGCAGCCCGCGGACCGGTGTCATCGGTGGGGGAGCCGCCGGGCTGGCCACGGCGATCCTCCTCGCCCGCGAAGGGCACACGGTCGACCTGTTCGAGAAGAACCCCCACCTCGGCGGGCGCATCGGCGTGTTCGAGCGTGATGGCTTCCGTTTCGACACCGGGCCCTCCTGGTATCTCATGCCCGAGGTCTTCGAACACTTCTTCGCTCTCGCCGGCACCAGCGCCGAGGCCGAACTCGACCTGCGCACGCTCGATCCCGGCTACACCGTGTTCAGCCCACCGGGACCGGTCGATGCGATTTCGGGCGCCCTTGGGCGCACCCGAGCACTCACGATCCCAGAGGGCAGGTTCCGGGTGCTGGAGACCTTCGAGAGCGTCGAACGCGGCACGGGAGACGCCCTCGATGACTACCTCGTCTCGGCCGCGCGCACAAAGGAGCTCGCGCTCGCCCACTTCCTCTACAACCCCTTCACCTCACCACGGTCCCTGCTCCATCGGGACATCCTCGGCGGGCTCCCGAGACTCGTCCGGCAGCTGGGGACGTCGCTGGCCGGCTTCGCCGAAGCCTCGTTCCACGATCCGGTGCTGCGCCAGATCCTCCAGTACCCCGCGATCTTCCTCGGCACCGATCCGCGACGGGCACCGGCGATCTACCACCTCATGAGCACCCTCGACCTCGACCAAGGTGTCAGTTACCCCATGGGCGGGTTCCATACGATCATCGACGCCCTCGTCCGGCTGGCCGACCGTGCCGGGGTGCGCCTTCACACGGGAGCCGATGTCACGCACATCGACACCGAGGCAGCACCTGGCCGGGGGCGAACCGGACGCCGAGTCACCGGTCTGCGTTGGACCGACGAGGCCGGACGCGCACACACGCATTCCGCGGATGTCGTCGTCTCCGCCGCCGACCTCCACCACACGGAGACGCAGCTGCTCGACCCCGAGGACCAGAGCTTCCCGGAACGCTCGTGGACGTCGGTGACGAGCGGTCCCGGCGCGGTGCTCGTCTTCCTCGGCATCGAGGGCGAGCTCGAGGCGCTGCCGCATCATTCGCTGTTCTTCACCGAGGACTGGGAAGCGAACTTCGACGCGATCTTCGGGTCCAAGCAGAAGATCCCCTCACCGGCCTCGGTCTATGCCTGTCGGCCCAGTGCCACCGACCCCACCGTCGCCCCGCCCGGGCACGAGAACCTCTTCCTCCTCATCCCCGTCCCCGCCGATGCGGGGCTCGGAGCCGGGGGCGACGACGGCGGAGGGGACCCGCGGATCGAGGCGGCCGCCGACCGTGCGATCGACCAGATCGCCCGGTGGGCCGACATCCCCGACCTGCGCCGGCGGATCAGAGTGCGCAGAACCCAGGGCCCGACGGACTTCGCCGAAAGATTCAACTCCTGGCTCGGCGGGATGCTCGGACCTGCGCACACACTGCGACAGAGCGCGATGTTCCGACGGCAGAACTCTTCGAAGGCAGTCGACGGGCTGTTCTATGCCGGCGCCACGACGGCGCCCGGGGTCGGCGTGCCGATGTGCCTCATCAGCGCCGAACTCGTCCTCAAACGCCTCCGTGGAGACTCCAGCCCGGGACCGCTGCCGATCCCTGCTCAGTGA
- a CDS encoding FAD-dependent oxidoreductase encodes MNRSASQPRPRDRHAILTPSHPGRPRLLRPKRVTVVGGGIAGLAAAAVLAEHGVSVHLVEAESSLGGRVRAWSLDGERTMSRGFHAFFRQYYNLRSLLARTDPGLDRLVPVTDYPLVGRDGLRDSFARIPRTPPLSLAGFVLTSPSFPLRGLADVDLTTAFELIDVDFPDSYRRYDGESAEQFLDRLRFPIGARHLALEVFARSFFAHPADFSASELVAMFHTYFTGSAEGLLFDVPDDDYDTALWSPLSEYLAEAGVRIETDTAVTAIRRPDSAGRTGWSVETTSGTLESDALVLAADPRSTRTLLAGLEDSVDTDALGPATAAGSPTAGTGTRERWLSSVTSQRNAPPFAVLRLWLGDEVDPSRPAFLGTTGYALLDNISVLERFEAGAQRWRHTHGGSVVELHAYALGTAHRGSARAMLESEDVDREAVTRQLLADLHEVYPETADIPITAQELLIADDCALADTRAYNDRPGVTTAFPGLVLAGDAVACEAPVALMERAATTGFMAANELLAGWRVEGTEIWSPPRRGLLRRGLLGAPRRRGATRHRRGAGTGR; translated from the coding sequence ATGAACCGTTCAGCCTCCCAACCGCGCCCCCGCGACCGGCACGCGATCCTCACCCCCTCCCACCCGGGCCGTCCGCGTCTGCTGCGGCCCAAGCGGGTGACCGTCGTCGGCGGCGGCATCGCCGGACTGGCCGCGGCCGCGGTCCTCGCAGAGCACGGGGTCAGTGTGCACCTGGTCGAGGCCGAATCCAGCCTCGGCGGACGGGTCCGGGCCTGGAGCCTCGACGGGGAGCGGACGATGAGCCGCGGATTCCACGCCTTCTTCCGCCAGTACTACAACCTCCGCAGCCTGCTCGCACGCACCGATCCCGGCCTCGACCGTCTGGTCCCGGTCACGGACTATCCGCTCGTGGGTCGGGACGGTCTGCGCGACTCCTTCGCCCGGATACCGCGGACTCCCCCGCTCAGCCTCGCGGGATTCGTGCTCACCAGCCCGTCCTTCCCGCTGCGCGGTCTGGCCGACGTCGACCTGACGACAGCGTTCGAACTCATCGACGTCGACTTCCCGGACTCCTATCGCCGCTACGACGGAGAGTCGGCCGAACAGTTCCTCGACCGGCTGCGGTTCCCGATCGGGGCGCGGCATCTCGCGCTCGAGGTCTTCGCCCGCTCCTTCTTCGCCCACCCTGCGGACTTCTCCGCCAGCGAACTCGTGGCGATGTTCCACACGTACTTCACGGGCTCCGCCGAAGGGCTGCTCTTCGACGTCCCCGACGACGACTACGACACCGCACTGTGGTCGCCCCTGAGCGAATACCTCGCCGAGGCGGGGGTGCGGATCGAGACCGACACCGCGGTCACCGCGATCCGCCGTCCGGACAGTGCGGGCCGCACCGGGTGGAGCGTCGAGACGACGAGCGGGACGCTCGAGAGCGATGCGCTCGTGCTCGCCGCCGATCCGCGGAGCACTCGGACGCTGCTGGCCGGACTCGAGGACTCGGTCGACACCGACGCGCTCGGGCCCGCGACAGCCGCCGGCTCACCGACCGCGGGCACGGGAACTCGCGAGCGGTGGCTGAGCAGTGTCACCTCGCAGCGGAACGCTCCCCCGTTCGCGGTGCTCAGACTGTGGCTGGGCGACGAGGTGGATCCGAGCCGCCCGGCCTTCCTCGGCACGACCGGCTACGCTCTGCTCGACAACATCTCGGTCCTCGAACGCTTCGAGGCCGGGGCCCAGAGATGGCGGCACACGCACGGCGGCTCCGTCGTCGAACTCCACGCCTATGCGCTCGGCACCGCGCATCGGGGCAGCGCGCGAGCGATGCTCGAGTCCGAAGACGTCGACCGGGAAGCCGTGACACGCCAACTGCTGGCCGACCTCCATGAGGTATATCCCGAGACGGCCGACATCCCCATCACCGCCCAGGAGCTGCTCATCGCCGACGACTGCGCGCTGGCCGACACGCGGGCGTACAACGACCGCCCCGGCGTCACCACCGCGTTTCCCGGACTGGTGCTCGCCGGTGACGCCGTCGCCTGCGAGGCGCCCGTGGCGCTCATGGAACGCGCGGCGACGACGGGGTTCATGGCCGCGAACGAACTGCTCGCCGGTTGGCGGGTGGAGGGAACCGAGATCTGGTCGCCGCCTCGGCGCGGTCTGCTCCGTCGGGGGCTCCTCGGCGCACCGCGCAGGAGAGGGGCAACGCGGCACAGGCGTGGAGCAGGCACCGGGCGCTGA
- a CDS encoding lycopene cyclase domain-containing protein yields the protein MSVPEYTIMTVIGMILIVGLELFVFRSGIFRRAKYWAALSICLVFQCFVDGWLTKLSNPIVIYNPQGLSGVRFPWDIPIEDFGFGFAMITAVLMLWQWRLNRHAAATGEENT from the coding sequence ATGAGCGTGCCCGAGTACACGATCATGACCGTCATCGGGATGATTCTCATCGTCGGCCTCGAGCTGTTCGTCTTCCGCTCAGGCATCTTCCGCCGGGCGAAGTACTGGGCGGCGCTGAGCATCTGCCTGGTCTTCCAGTGCTTCGTCGACGGCTGGCTGACGAAGCTTTCGAATCCCATCGTCATCTACAACCCACAGGGGCTCAGCGGCGTCCGGTTCCCGTGGGACATCCCGATCGAGGACTTCGGCTTCGGCTTCGCCATGATCACTGCCGTCCTCATGCTCTGGCAGTGGCGCCTGAACAGGCACGCTGCGGCCACCGGAGAGGAGAACACATGA